In Bacteroidota bacterium, a single genomic region encodes these proteins:
- a CDS encoding peptidyl-prolyl cis-trans isomerase: MKFKIIFSILLLFISSHLILGQSHNKFDTAEKDIARQKIDSIREAIVSGKIDFASAAIKFSMDPGSAANGGLYKNIQRGTFVSEFEAVAFSIKEKVVSDVFETEFGYHILMVDTKQGDEINVRHILIIP, encoded by the coding sequence ATTCTTCTTTTATTCATTTCATCTCATTTAATTTTAGGGCAATCACACAATAAATTTGATACCGCAGAAAAAGATATAGCCAGGCAAAAAATTGATTCCATTCGGGAAGCGATTGTTTCAGGAAAAATAGATTTTGCTTCTGCTGCCATTAAATTTTCAATGGACCCCGGTTCTGCGGCAAACGGAGGATTATACAAAAACATTCAGCGTGGAACGTTTGTCTCCGAATTTGAAGCAGTGGCTTTTTCAATAAAAGAGAAAGTAGTTTCAGACGTATTTGAAACAGAATTCGGTTATCATATTCTGATGGTAGATACAAAACAAGGAGATGAGATTAATGTCCGCCATATTCTTATTATTCCCTAA